Proteins encoded together in one Cicer arietinum cultivar CDC Frontier isolate Library 1 chromosome 4, Cicar.CDCFrontier_v2.0, whole genome shotgun sequence window:
- the LOC101515094 gene encoding uncharacterized protein isoform X1: MDLIHQYSDEDNNDLDSPTQNPNSPDNSSPPRLLPTRSAAPKVDDTMLALTVADPKTLSKPIDPTQHAVGFNPTYDQLWAPIQGPSHPYAKDGLAQGMRNHKLGFVEDANIEPFLFDEQHNTFLKFGYAADPSASNYVGDFDSLQKNNAASVYNIPRHEQKKRKIEATRKEENDNDNSNDGDNEMEIENPASEAWLLKNKKSPWAGKKEGLQGELTEEQKKYAEEYAKKKGEEKSGFGGEKSEVVKDKSTFHGKEERDYQGRSWIAPPKDAKASNDHCYIPKRLVHTWSGHTKGVSAIRFFPKSGHLILSAGMDTKVKIWDVLNTGKCMRTYMGHSKAVRDICFSNDGTKFLSAGYDKNIKYWDTETGQVISTFSTGKIPYVVKLNPDEDKQNVLLAGMSDKKIVQWDMNSGQITQEYDQHLGAVNTITFVDNNRRFVTSSDDKSLRVWEFGIPVVIKYISEPHMHSMPSISLHPNGNWLAAQSLDNQILIYSTREKFQLNKKKRFAGHIVAGYACQVNFSPDGRFVMSGDGEGKCWFWDWKSCKVFRTLKCHEGVCIGAEWHPLEQSKVATCGWDGLIKYWD, translated from the coding sequence ATGGATCTAATTCACCAATACTCAGACGAGGACAACAACGATCTAGACTCGCCAACTCAAAACCCTAACTCACCTGACAATTCATCCCCACCCCGCCTCCTTCCTACACGTTCCGCCGCCCCCAAAGTAGACGACACTATGCTCGCCCTAACCGTCGCCGACCCTAAAACCCTCTCTAAACCGATTGACCCAACTCAACACGCTGTCGGCTTTAACCCAACTTACGACCAACTATGGGCCCCCATTCAAGGTCCATCTCACCCTTACGCTAAAGACGGTTTAGCTCAAGGTATGCGTAACCACAAACTAGGTTTCGTTGAAGACGCTAACATTGAACCCTTCCTCTTCGATGAACAGCATAACACTTTTCTCAAATTTGGTTACGCCGCTGATCCTTCCGCCTCGAATTACGTTGGAGATTTCGATTCCTTGCAGAAGAATAACGCTGCTTCTGTTTACAATATACCCCGACATGAACAGAAGAAGCGAAAAATTGAAGCCACCAGGAAAGAAGAGAACGATAACGACAACAGTAATGATGGTGACAATGAAATGGAGATCGAAAACCCTGCTTCGGAGGCGTGGTTATTGAAGAATAAGAAGAGTCCTTGGGCTGGGAAGAAGGAGGGTTTACAAGGAGAGTTAACTGAGGAACAAAAGAAGTACGCTGAAGAGTACGCGAAGAAGAAAGGCGAAGAAAAGAGTGGTTTTGGAGGTGAAAAGAGTGAGGTTGTTAAAGATAAGAGTACTTTTCATGGTAAAGAAGAAAGGGATTATCAAGGTAGGTCTTGGATTGCACCTCCTAAAGATGCTAAAGCTAGTAATGATCATTGTTATATACCGAAAAGATTGGTGCATACTTGGAGTGGACACACCAAAGGTGTTTCGGCTATTCGATTTTTCCCCAAGTCTGGTCATTTGATTCTATCTGCTGGTATGGATACAAAGGTTAAGATTTGGGATGTTTTGAATACTGGAAAATGTATGAGAACTTATATGGGTCACTCTAAAGCTGTTAGGGATATTTGTTTTAGCAATGATGGGACAAAATTTTTGAGTGCTGGTTATGATAAGAATATTAAGTATTGGGATACCGAAACGGGGCAAGTTATATCAACTTTCTCAACTGGGAAGATCCCTTATGTCGTGAAGCTTAACCCAGACGAAGATAAGCAGAATGTTTTGTTGGCTGGTATGAGTGATAAGAAGATTGTTCAGTGGGATATGAATTCAGGACAGATAACTCAAGAGTATGATCAGCATTTGGGTGCTGTAAATACCATTACTTTTGTTGATAACAATAGGAGATTTGTTACTTCTAGCGATGATAAGTCCCTTAGGGTATGGGAATTTGGTATTCCTGTTGTTATAAAGTATATTAGTGAGCCACACATGCATTCTATGCCGTCGATTTCTCTTCACCCCAACGGGAATTGGCTCGCCGCACAGAGTTTGGATAACCAGATACTTATTTATAGTACGAGGGAGAAGTTTCAACTTAACAAAAAGAAGAGGTTTGCTGGACATATTGTTGCTGGGTATGCTTGTCAGGTCAATTTTTCGCCGGATGGACGGTTTGTCATGTC
- the LOC101515094 gene encoding uncharacterized protein isoform X2 gives MDLIHQYSDEDNNDLDSPTQNPNSPDNSSPPRLLPTRSAAPKVDDTMLALTVADPKTLSKPIDPTQHAVGFNPTYDQLWAPIQGPSHPYAKDGLAQGMRNHKLGFVEDANIEPFLFDEQHNTFLKFGYAADPSASNYVGDFDSLQKNNAASVYNIPRHEQKKRKIEATRKEENDNDNSNDGDNEMEIENPASEAWLLKNKKSPWAGKKEGLQGELTEEQKKYAEEYAKKKGEEKSGFGGEKSEVVKDKSTFHGKEERDYQGRSWIAPPKDAKASNDHCYIPKRLVHTWSGHTKGVSAIRFFPKSGHLILSAGMDTKVKIWDVLNTGKCMRTYMGHSKAVRDICFSNDGTKFLSAGYDKNIKYWDTETGQVISTFSTGKIPYVVKLNPDEDKQNVLLAGMSDKKIVQWDMNSGQITQEYDQHLGAVNTITFVDNNRRFVTSSDDKSLRVWEFGIPVVIKYISEPHMHSMPSISLHPNGNWLAAQSLDNQILIYSTREKFQLNKKKRFAGHIVAGYACQVNFSPDGRFVMSGDGEGKCWFWDWKSCKVFRTLKCHEGVCIGAEWHPLEQSKVATCGWDGLIKYW, from the coding sequence ATGGATCTAATTCACCAATACTCAGACGAGGACAACAACGATCTAGACTCGCCAACTCAAAACCCTAACTCACCTGACAATTCATCCCCACCCCGCCTCCTTCCTACACGTTCCGCCGCCCCCAAAGTAGACGACACTATGCTCGCCCTAACCGTCGCCGACCCTAAAACCCTCTCTAAACCGATTGACCCAACTCAACACGCTGTCGGCTTTAACCCAACTTACGACCAACTATGGGCCCCCATTCAAGGTCCATCTCACCCTTACGCTAAAGACGGTTTAGCTCAAGGTATGCGTAACCACAAACTAGGTTTCGTTGAAGACGCTAACATTGAACCCTTCCTCTTCGATGAACAGCATAACACTTTTCTCAAATTTGGTTACGCCGCTGATCCTTCCGCCTCGAATTACGTTGGAGATTTCGATTCCTTGCAGAAGAATAACGCTGCTTCTGTTTACAATATACCCCGACATGAACAGAAGAAGCGAAAAATTGAAGCCACCAGGAAAGAAGAGAACGATAACGACAACAGTAATGATGGTGACAATGAAATGGAGATCGAAAACCCTGCTTCGGAGGCGTGGTTATTGAAGAATAAGAAGAGTCCTTGGGCTGGGAAGAAGGAGGGTTTACAAGGAGAGTTAACTGAGGAACAAAAGAAGTACGCTGAAGAGTACGCGAAGAAGAAAGGCGAAGAAAAGAGTGGTTTTGGAGGTGAAAAGAGTGAGGTTGTTAAAGATAAGAGTACTTTTCATGGTAAAGAAGAAAGGGATTATCAAGGTAGGTCTTGGATTGCACCTCCTAAAGATGCTAAAGCTAGTAATGATCATTGTTATATACCGAAAAGATTGGTGCATACTTGGAGTGGACACACCAAAGGTGTTTCGGCTATTCGATTTTTCCCCAAGTCTGGTCATTTGATTCTATCTGCTGGTATGGATACAAAGGTTAAGATTTGGGATGTTTTGAATACTGGAAAATGTATGAGAACTTATATGGGTCACTCTAAAGCTGTTAGGGATATTTGTTTTAGCAATGATGGGACAAAATTTTTGAGTGCTGGTTATGATAAGAATATTAAGTATTGGGATACCGAAACGGGGCAAGTTATATCAACTTTCTCAACTGGGAAGATCCCTTATGTCGTGAAGCTTAACCCAGACGAAGATAAGCAGAATGTTTTGTTGGCTGGTATGAGTGATAAGAAGATTGTTCAGTGGGATATGAATTCAGGACAGATAACTCAAGAGTATGATCAGCATTTGGGTGCTGTAAATACCATTACTTTTGTTGATAACAATAGGAGATTTGTTACTTCTAGCGATGATAAGTCCCTTAGGGTATGGGAATTTGGTATTCCTGTTGTTATAAAGTATATTAGTGAGCCACACATGCATTCTATGCCGTCGATTTCTCTTCACCCCAACGGGAATTGGCTCGCCGCACAGAGTTTGGATAACCAGATACTTATTTATAGTACGAGGGAGAAGTTTCAACTTAACAAAAAGAAGAGGTTTGCTGGACATATTGTTGCTGGGTATGCTTGTCAGGTCAATTTTTCGCCGGATGGACGGTTTGTCATGTC
- the LOC101507383 gene encoding protein disulfide isomerase pTAC5, chloroplastic: MQEALLKLGFYSGEEDMEFSIFSSGTERAVKTWQASLCISEDGIMTSELLERLHLETTTLDTGNANETVKSTTVFPKVVENGAAVASVTEISEVQQKVVGKVDKGTELSHPRVFLLGENRWEEPSRLPAKNAVDGAKNKDTTIKCLQCRGEGRLLCTECDGTGEPNIEPQFMEWVDQGTNCPYCEGLGYSICDLCGGKTMV; encoded by the exons ATGCAG GAGGCATTGCTAAAATTGGGGTTTTACTCGGGTGAGGAGGACATGGAGTTCTCCATTTTCTCAAGTGGAACAGAGCGTGCTGTGAAGACTTGGCAA GCTTCATTATGTATCTCTGAGGATGGGATTATGACATCTGAACTTCTTGAAAGGCTACATTTGGAGACAACGACTTTGGATACAGGCAATGCAAATGAAACCGTAAAATCTACTACTGTTTTTCCCAAG GTAGTCGAAAATGGAGCTGCAGTTGCTTCTGTGACAGAAATTTCGGAAGTTCAGCAAAAAGTTGTGGGGAAAGTTGACAAAGGAACAGAATTATCACATCCAAGAGTTTTTCTCCTTGGAGAAAACCGGTGGGAAGAACCCTCAAGACTTCCTGCAAAGAATGCAGTtgatggtgccaagaacaaggACACAACAATAAAGTGCCTTCAATGTCGTGGAGAAGGTCGCTTGTTGTGTACAG AATGTGATGGAACTGGTGAGCCAAATATTGAACCTCAA TTTATGGAATGGGTGGATCAGGGTACAAACTGCCCATATTGTGAAGGCCTAGGGTATTCAATTTGTGATTTATGTGGAGGGAAAACAATGGTGTAG